Proteins from a genomic interval of Flammeovirgaceae bacterium SG7u.111:
- a CDS encoding M56 family metallopeptidase, with product MINYLIESSVCLLVFYGFYLLFLQRDTFFERNRYYLLATALFSITVPLLELELWNSSENGVISTVFLSLNMEVNPSADTSMTWMEWLMVGYISVATFMILRVGARISKLFIQAKKLKSISKDGYRLILTEGKMPTFAFLHFLFWNNKAGLEKTEEEKIVQHELAHIRGRHSLDILFMELVKALLWFNPVVYFFKTALSEQHEFIADANVLRKTDVNSYRKLLVSSFLESFNLQIVHSFNQPPIKKRIAMLEKSKTSFKASFKLVMVLPIAALLFISYACTDSSVEESIEKKAKVSESEAEPDLVFEIVEKPAQPQGGVQAFISNYLVQELKYPEQAKSEGVEGKVYVEFIVLKDGSISNVKVKKGIGAGCDNEARRVIEGMPNWTPGEQRGQKVNQRLILPINFKLE from the coding sequence ATGATAAACTACCTCATCGAATCGTCGGTTTGCCTCCTTGTGTTTTACGGGTTTTACCTCCTGTTTTTGCAGCGAGATACCTTTTTTGAGCGCAACCGTTATTATTTGCTAGCGACAGCCTTGTTTTCCATTACCGTGCCTTTGCTGGAATTAGAACTTTGGAATTCTTCTGAAAACGGCGTCATTTCCACTGTTTTTCTCTCCCTCAATATGGAAGTGAACCCTTCGGCAGATACATCAATGACCTGGATGGAGTGGCTAATGGTTGGGTATATTTCCGTTGCTACATTCATGATACTAAGAGTAGGGGCGAGGATCTCTAAGCTTTTTATTCAAGCAAAAAAGCTCAAAAGTATTTCCAAAGACGGTTATCGGCTGATTTTGACCGAGGGGAAAATGCCCACTTTTGCCTTCCTCCACTTTCTTTTTTGGAACAATAAAGCTGGGCTAGAAAAAACAGAAGAAGAAAAAATAGTACAGCACGAACTTGCTCATATCCGAGGCCGCCACTCGCTCGATATCTTGTTCATGGAGCTGGTAAAAGCCCTGCTATGGTTCAACCCCGTGGTGTACTTTTTCAAAACCGCCCTTTCGGAGCAGCACGAGTTCATTGCCGACGCCAACGTACTTCGCAAAACAGATGTGAATTCTTACCGCAAGTTGTTGGTCAGTAGTTTTTTAGAAAGTTTTAATCTTCAAATAGTTCATAGTTTTAACCAACCCCCAATTAAAAAGAGAATTGCCATGTTAGAAAAATCAAAAACGTCATTCAAAGCAAGTTTTAAGTTGGTAATGGTGTTGCCCATTGCCGCTCTATTGTTCATTTCATATGCTTGTACTGATTCGTCAGTGGAAGAGTCAATTGAAAAGAAAGCTAAAGTCTCTGAATCTGAAGCCGAGCCTGACCTTGTGTTTGAGATTGTAGAAAAGCCAGCCCAGCCTCAAGGTGGGGTTCAAGCATTTATTTCTAATTATCTCGTACAAGAATTGAAATATCCAGAACAAGCAAAAAGTGAAGGTGTAGAAGGAAAAGTATATGTTGAGTTTATTGTTTTGAAAGATGGTTCCATAAGTAATGTGAAGGTTAAAAAGGGAATAGGGGCAGGCTGTGATAATGAAGCGAGGAGAGTGATAGAGGGCATGCCAAATTGGACTCCAGGGGAACAGAGAGGGCAGAAAGTAAATCAGAGATTAATCCTGCCTATAAACTTCAAGCTTGAATAG
- the tnpA gene encoding IS200/IS605 family transposase, whose product MKPGVFTQLIIQLVFAVKSRKGMLRKEQREKVYSHMAVHLNNKGHKSIIINGMSDHVHVLLGLNPTISISDTVRDLKRSSSLFINEQNWLAGKFGWQDGYGAFSYSKSDLDKVFRYIQNQEQHHQKFNFRKEYTELLRKFEIEHDERFLFEFFE is encoded by the coding sequence ATGAAACCTGGAGTTTTCACCCAACTGATTATCCAACTCGTATTTGCGGTAAAGTCAAGAAAAGGAATGTTGCGGAAAGAACAGCGTGAAAAAGTATATTCCCACATGGCTGTCCACCTAAACAACAAAGGGCATAAAAGTATCATAATCAATGGGATGTCTGACCATGTGCATGTGCTGTTGGGATTGAACCCCACCATTTCAATTTCAGATACAGTGAGGGATTTGAAACGCAGTTCATCCCTTTTTATCAATGAACAAAATTGGTTGGCTGGCAAATTTGGCTGGCAAGATGGGTACGGAGCATTTTCCTATAGCAAATCCGACTTGGACAAGGTTTTTCGGTACATCCAAAACCAAGAGCAGCACCATCAAAAATTCAATTTCAGAAAGGAATATACCGAGCTTTTGAGAAAGTTTGAAATCGAACACGATGAACGGTTTCTGTTCGAGTTTTTTGAGTAG
- a CDS encoding polysaccharide biosynthesis/export family protein, with product MNYLNTSTLLLLATICLQSCASFKQNILFSTENEINPEVFDQSFNRAVKAYRFEPYDVLAFTIYTNNGERLIDPNAEFEIGDQPSISDGGVNRQQQQNQQGGQTNSLLNFPITSNNMAPRSYLLDESGVSELPLIGKVKLGGFTLEQADSLLSEKYATYYEKPFVKTQYLNKRVIIMGALGDMVMPLRNENMTLVEVLALAGSVQNRSKPDKIRLIRGDVENPSVKIIDLTTMEGYTKSNIIVEPNDIIYVEAKRRLDRETFTDLTVLLTPITAITSMTITVLLLIETLKKE from the coding sequence ATGAACTATTTAAATACCAGCACTCTTCTGCTTTTAGCAACTATCTGTTTGCAATCTTGCGCTTCTTTCAAACAAAACATTCTATTTTCTACCGAAAATGAAATAAACCCAGAAGTTTTTGACCAAAGCTTTAACAGGGCAGTAAAGGCATATAGATTTGAACCATATGATGTTTTAGCGTTTACCATTTATACGAACAACGGTGAACGCCTAATTGATCCCAATGCAGAGTTTGAAATTGGAGATCAACCTTCAATTTCTGATGGAGGAGTAAATAGGCAGCAGCAACAAAATCAACAAGGAGGACAAACTAATAGCCTCTTAAACTTTCCCATCACCAGCAACAATATGGCACCTCGTTCCTATTTGCTAGATGAATCAGGGGTTTCTGAACTACCGCTTATTGGAAAAGTAAAGTTAGGCGGCTTCACATTAGAACAAGCCGATAGTCTGTTAAGCGAGAAGTATGCTACTTACTACGAAAAGCCCTTTGTAAAAACTCAATATTTAAATAAGCGTGTCATTATAATGGGGGCTTTGGGCGATATGGTTATGCCACTTAGAAATGAGAACATGACTTTAGTGGAGGTCCTGGCTTTGGCAGGAAGTGTACAAAATAGGTCAAAGCCAGATAAAATACGGTTGATCAGGGGAGATGTAGAAAACCCTAGTGTAAAAATAATTGACCTAACAACAATGGAAGGCTATACAAAATCAAACATAATAGTAGAGCCTAATGATATTATTTATGTAGAAGCTAAGCGTAGGTTGGACCGCGAGACATTTACAGACTTAACGGTGCTTCTAACTCCTATTACAGCTATTACAAGTATGACTATCACCGTATTGTTGTTGATCGAAACTCTTAAAAAAGAATAA
- a CDS encoding beta-ketoacyl-ACP synthase III produces the protein MKRAKIAGLGFYVPDNVVTNDDLSKRVNTTDEWIKERTGIEQRRYIVDLEEDANYKMGAKASRIAMERAGVTAKDIDLIVYATLSADYMFPGSGVLLQRELGCGNVGAIDVRAQCSGFVYGLSIADQYIKTGMYKNILLVGAEIHSMGMDYSDSGRHIAVIFGDGAGAAVIQPTEKEGQGILSTHLHSQGEHAEELATIDPGFSKKDRFTPDMIEPGGSYYPVMNGQFVFKNAVVRFPEVIGEALEANGLELGDIDMLIPHQANLRISQFVQKRLGLPDEKIHHSIMRYGNTTAASIPIGLTEAFEMGKIKEGDLVCLAAFGSGFTWASALIKW, from the coding sequence ATGAAAAGAGCCAAAATTGCCGGATTAGGATTTTATGTACCGGACAATGTAGTGACCAATGACGACTTATCAAAAAGAGTAAATACGACCGATGAGTGGATAAAGGAGCGAACAGGAATAGAGCAGCGTCGTTATATTGTAGATCTTGAAGAAGATGCTAACTACAAAATGGGGGCAAAAGCTTCTCGAATTGCTATGGAAAGGGCTGGAGTAACTGCCAAAGACATTGACCTTATTGTGTATGCCACTCTCAGTGCTGATTATATGTTCCCAGGTTCGGGTGTGCTATTGCAGCGCGAGTTGGGTTGTGGAAATGTTGGGGCGATCGACGTGCGGGCGCAATGCTCAGGCTTTGTGTACGGACTTTCCATTGCCGACCAATACATCAAAACTGGGATGTACAAAAATATTTTGCTCGTTGGGGCAGAGATACATTCTATGGGAATGGATTATTCTGATAGCGGTAGGCATATTGCCGTAATTTTTGGTGATGGGGCAGGGGCTGCGGTTATACAACCAACCGAAAAAGAAGGGCAAGGAATCCTCTCCACGCACCTTCACAGTCAAGGAGAGCATGCGGAAGAGTTAGCGACGATCGATCCTGGTTTTAGCAAAAAAGATAGGTTTACTCCAGACATGATTGAGCCGGGAGGAAGCTACTACCCTGTGATGAACGGGCAGTTTGTGTTCAAAAATGCCGTGGTTCGCTTTCCAGAAGTAATAGGCGAAGCTCTTGAAGCTAACGGTTTAGAGTTGGGTGATATAGATATGCTTATTCCCCATCAAGCAAACTTGAGAATTTCTCAGTTTGTGCAGAAGAGATTGGGCTTGCCCGATGAGAAAATACACCACAGTATCATGCGCTATGGGAATACCACGGCAGCATCTATTCCCATCGGGCTGACAGAAGCCTTCGAAATGGGCAAAATAAAAGAGGGTGACTTAGTGTGCCTTGCAGCTTTTGGCAGTGGGTTTACTTGGGCCAGTGCACTTATAAAATGGTAA
- a CDS encoding mucoidy inhibitor MuiA family protein, with the protein MKVVTLFFLSLVFSNLLAQSPKEQEVKTEVKEVTVFIEGAQVTRKKSVNIPAGETVLKFINLSPFIDAKSVQVKAEGDVTVLSVNHQQNYLDKLDKSKELDELEKQLAVLDKEMKLQSTYMAILQEELSFLMTNKNISGKDQGLSVTNFKETSEYYGKRLTALKLKEIELSAKMMELSEKKSDINSQINTISGKREFPNGEILVKVDAKKNASVDFELSYVVGNAGWFPSYDIRAKNINEPVEIIYKANVKQDTKIEWKNVKLKFSSADPNVSGIAPELITYYLGYYTAPPVYDRSLSSVSGIVRHEDGGPLPGVTVVVNGSTVGTTTNIDGKYTLSLPNNASELVFSYIGYQTETLPIGSSNINLTMSPDMVALDEVVVTGYGTRSRKAKGRNTAAGAAAPTMKSVRGQSSVPLAQVENQTTVDFEIKMPYSVKSDNKSYSVDMEVYSLSATFQYYCVPKIDKDAFLIANIVDWEKYNLLEGEANLFFEGTYVGKSILDVRNATDTLQISLGRDKNVVVSREKVKDFTTKQFIGNKKQDTRTWRTVVKNNKSQAIDMVVLDQVPISTLEEIEVKIENLSNAKHNLETGEIKWDFTIQPSEKKEFELRYLVKYPKNRSLIVD; encoded by the coding sequence ATGAAAGTAGTAACATTATTTTTTTTAAGTTTGGTTTTTTCAAACCTTTTGGCACAAAGTCCTAAAGAACAAGAGGTAAAAACAGAAGTGAAGGAAGTAACCGTGTTTATAGAAGGGGCACAAGTCACACGGAAAAAATCGGTAAATATTCCAGCAGGGGAGACTGTTCTGAAATTTATAAACCTTTCTCCTTTTATAGATGCTAAAAGTGTGCAAGTGAAAGCTGAGGGCGATGTGACAGTGCTTTCGGTAAATCATCAACAAAATTACCTAGATAAGCTAGATAAATCGAAAGAGCTAGACGAGCTGGAAAAGCAATTGGCTGTGCTTGATAAAGAAATGAAATTGCAAAGTACGTATATGGCTATTTTGCAGGAAGAACTTTCTTTCCTCATGACAAATAAAAATATCAGTGGCAAAGATCAGGGGTTGAGCGTTACAAACTTTAAAGAAACTTCGGAATATTATGGCAAAAGATTGACTGCGCTTAAGCTCAAGGAAATTGAACTAAGTGCTAAAATGATGGAATTAAGTGAGAAAAAAAGTGATATCAATAGTCAGATAAATACGATTTCGGGGAAAAGAGAATTTCCTAATGGCGAAATTTTAGTAAAAGTAGATGCGAAGAAAAATGCGAGTGTAGATTTTGAACTTTCGTATGTGGTAGGGAATGCGGGTTGGTTTCCTAGTTATGATATAAGGGCAAAAAACATAAACGAGCCTGTTGAGATTATCTACAAAGCCAATGTGAAACAGGATACCAAAATTGAATGGAAAAACGTAAAGCTGAAGTTCTCGTCAGCAGATCCAAATGTATCGGGAATTGCTCCTGAACTTATTACTTATTACCTCGGCTACTATACCGCACCTCCTGTTTATGACCGATCATTGAGCTCGGTAAGTGGGATAGTAAGACATGAAGATGGTGGGCCCTTGCCAGGTGTTACTGTTGTAGTAAATGGCTCAACAGTAGGGACTACTACTAATATTGACGGAAAATACACTCTTTCTTTGCCCAATAATGCTTCAGAACTGGTATTTTCATACATCGGGTACCAGACTGAAACATTGCCAATTGGAAGTAGTAATATCAATTTGACCATGTCCCCAGATATGGTTGCGCTAGATGAAGTAGTGGTAACAGGCTATGGCACAAGAAGTAGAAAAGCTAAGGGCAGGAATACTGCTGCAGGAGCTGCAGCCCCCACTATGAAGAGTGTTAGAGGGCAAAGTTCCGTACCTCTTGCTCAAGTAGAAAATCAGACTACGGTAGATTTTGAGATAAAAATGCCTTACTCAGTGAAGTCTGATAATAAGAGTTATTCGGTAGATATGGAAGTGTATTCGCTTTCGGCAACCTTCCAGTACTATTGCGTTCCTAAAATTGACAAAGATGCTTTCTTGATTGCCAACATAGTTGATTGGGAGAAATATAACTTGCTAGAAGGAGAGGCGAATTTATTTTTTGAAGGAACGTATGTGGGCAAGTCTATCTTAGATGTCCGTAATGCGACCGATACCTTGCAGATTTCTTTGGGAAGAGATAAAAATGTAGTGGTTTCGAGAGAGAAGGTAAAAGATTTCACCACAAAGCAATTTATTGGTAACAAAAAGCAAGATACGAGAACTTGGCGTACGGTTGTGAAAAACAACAAGAGCCAGGCAATAGATATGGTAGTTCTCGATCAAGTGCCTATTTCTACTTTAGAAGAAATTGAAGTAAAAATTGAAAACCTTTCAAATGCTAAGCACAACTTAGAAACTGGCGAGATAAAATGGGATTTTACCATCCAACCTTCGGAAAAGAAAGAGTTTGAGCTGAGATATTTGGTTAAGTATCCTAAAAATAGAAGTTTGATAGTAGATTAA
- a CDS encoding polysaccharide biosynthesis tyrosine autokinase — MSDNPFQNISVEEPEESSILDSFDLEKFLFVLRKSIFAIILIALLCGVGVFLFLRYTKPVYEANTTLKLEFQSSSQLLNLDIGFFNEGIDAINLAGEIALIRSKLIFHDVIDSADLRISYFLDGDFLSEEKYQSSPFVVDFKLKDQSFVNKKMFVRVNDPYTFELIYEKDKIEYSRNCRFGEYIENDFFALTVTSRRSRFPEVKYGQYFFVYNSDEVLYSYLSKFLIVDVENKVANTIAISFSDFNKNKATEVLKAVNQSYLVKTIENKNRVYEQSLSFLERQFVLVKDTLDFYEKEIEKFKDVQKLPIKDDVYNLFSKIEVAQTEKTRIEFELESYTEIEKLIQADSSISYISMVAGLLNDSQLSGILTTMQTLQADAERIINYYKETTTARKKIDRELAAQIWEINKLIDFKKELLRKQIQKINLQLNEYEASMLEDTDETSEFKKINRYYSFYDKVANDIIGKRLQIEIAKAGTVPDFRVLSPPNAKSEPIYPVALLIYAVGAIAALFFSVTFVFVRYLTNNKINNLKELQKHIKAPILGMVPKVQEEFAYSQLLVDKRPKSNISESIRAIRTNLEFIASEHKQKTISVTSTISGEGKTFVAVNLGGIIAMADTKVLVIDLDLRKPKVHLAFNGSNGRGVSTILIGRHEASECIVKSDIPTLHYLSAGPIPPNPSELIMSEAFDKLLEKLKLEYDTIILDSPPVGLVTDGVIVMKKADIPIYVFRAGYSKVAFTASVNNLFEINKLNNISVILNAADVKNSYGYSYYSPAYGYGYNYSQYSEGGSQGYYDETEKTIPWWKKIINR; from the coding sequence ATGTCAGACAATCCTTTTCAAAATATATCTGTAGAAGAACCTGAGGAGTCGAGTATTCTAGATAGTTTCGATTTAGAAAAATTCCTATTCGTACTCAGAAAAAGCATCTTTGCTATTATCTTAATAGCCTTGCTCTGTGGCGTAGGTGTGTTCTTATTTTTACGATACACTAAACCGGTGTATGAGGCCAACACTACCCTAAAACTCGAATTCCAAAGCTCTAGCCAGTTGCTTAATTTAGACATTGGTTTTTTCAACGAAGGGATCGATGCAATCAACCTTGCAGGGGAAATAGCGCTCATTCGCTCAAAACTAATTTTTCATGATGTAATTGATTCCGCTGACTTACGCATTTCTTATTTTTTAGATGGAGACTTCCTGTCTGAAGAGAAATACCAGTCTAGCCCTTTCGTAGTTGATTTCAAACTTAAGGACCAGAGCTTTGTAAATAAAAAGATGTTCGTAAGGGTAAATGACCCCTATACATTTGAGTTGATATATGAAAAAGATAAAATTGAATATTCAAGGAACTGCCGTTTTGGAGAGTATATTGAAAATGATTTTTTTGCACTAACTGTTACTTCAAGGCGCTCCCGCTTTCCTGAGGTAAAGTATGGGCAATACTTCTTTGTTTATAATAGCGATGAAGTACTCTACAGTTACTTATCGAAATTCCTCATAGTAGATGTAGAGAACAAAGTGGCAAACACTATTGCCATTTCTTTTAGCGATTTTAATAAAAACAAAGCTACTGAAGTACTCAAAGCAGTAAACCAAAGCTATTTGGTAAAAACTATTGAAAACAAAAACAGGGTATACGAGCAATCGCTCAGCTTTTTGGAAAGGCAATTTGTACTAGTAAAAGACACGCTAGATTTTTATGAAAAGGAAATAGAGAAATTTAAGGATGTTCAAAAGCTTCCTATAAAAGACGATGTATATAATCTTTTTTCAAAAATTGAAGTTGCACAAACTGAAAAAACACGTATAGAATTTGAGTTAGAAAGCTACACCGAAATTGAAAAACTGATCCAAGCAGACTCCAGTATTTCTTACATTAGTATGGTAGCAGGACTCTTAAATGACAGCCAGTTATCTGGAATATTGACAACTATGCAGACTCTCCAAGCAGATGCTGAGCGAATTATTAACTACTACAAAGAAACTACAACTGCTAGAAAAAAAATAGATAGGGAACTTGCAGCACAAATTTGGGAAATCAATAAGTTAATTGATTTTAAGAAGGAACTTTTGCGAAAGCAAATTCAAAAAATAAACCTTCAACTTAACGAGTATGAAGCTTCAATGCTTGAAGATACAGATGAGACTTCTGAATTTAAAAAAATAAATCGATACTATAGTTTCTATGATAAAGTAGCCAACGATATAATAGGCAAAAGACTTCAAATAGAAATAGCGAAGGCAGGTACAGTACCCGACTTTAGGGTTCTCTCTCCTCCAAATGCTAAATCTGAGCCTATTTACCCTGTCGCTCTTCTTATATATGCCGTAGGGGCAATTGCAGCTCTTTTCTTTTCAGTCACCTTTGTATTTGTAAGGTATCTTACCAACAACAAGATCAACAACTTGAAGGAGCTTCAAAAGCATATAAAGGCTCCTATATTAGGCATGGTACCTAAAGTACAAGAAGAATTTGCTTATTCACAACTATTGGTAGACAAGAGACCAAAATCGAATATTAGTGAGTCTATAAGAGCTATTCGAACTAACCTAGAATTTATCGCTTCTGAGCACAAGCAAAAAACTATTTCTGTTACTTCAACCATTAGTGGTGAAGGAAAAACTTTTGTAGCAGTAAACTTAGGAGGGATTATCGCTATGGCCGATACAAAAGTATTGGTCATTGACCTCGACCTTAGGAAACCAAAGGTCCATTTAGCATTCAATGGAAGCAATGGCAGAGGAGTATCTACGATTTTAATAGGTAGGCATGAAGCAAGTGAATGCATTGTAAAATCAGACATTCCGACGTTACATTATCTGTCAGCAGGACCTATCCCTCCTAACCCTTCGGAGTTAATTATGTCCGAAGCCTTTGATAAATTACTAGAAAAGCTGAAATTAGAGTATGATACTATAATTTTGGATTCCCCTCCTGTAGGACTCGTTACAGATGGGGTGATTGTTATGAAAAAGGCGGATATTCCTATTTATGTATTTAGAGCGGGATATTCGAAAGTTGCATTTACAGCTAGCGTAAATAACTTATTTGAAATAAATAAGTTGAACAATATATCTGTAATACTGAACGCAGCTGATGTTAAAAACAGTTATGGTTATAGCTATTATAGCCCTGCTTACGGATATGGCTATAATTATAGCCAGTACAGTGAAGGCGGTAGTCAAGGATATTATGACGAAACCGAAAAAACAATACCTTGGTGGAAAAAGATAATTAACAGATAA
- a CDS encoding BlaI/MecI/CopY family transcriptional regulator yields MKKLTTAEEQVMQILWELEKGFVKDIIAKMSEPKPAYNTVSTLVRILEGKGFIDHKAYGKTHEYFPTVSKEKYSEQYLKSFISGYFSGSFEKMVSFFASRNDVDIKEMEELLKHLDEDKGEEDKG; encoded by the coding sequence ATGAAAAAGTTAACAACAGCAGAGGAGCAAGTGATGCAGATTTTGTGGGAACTGGAAAAAGGATTTGTAAAAGACATTATTGCAAAAATGTCTGAACCAAAACCTGCCTACAACACTGTTTCTACACTTGTTCGGATTTTGGAGGGCAAAGGGTTTATTGACCACAAAGCCTATGGAAAAACCCACGAATATTTCCCCACTGTAAGCAAGGAAAAGTACAGCGAACAATACCTCAAAAGCTTTATTTCGGGATATTTCAGCGGTTCGTTCGAGAAAATGGTTTCTTTCTTCGCCTCCCGCAACGATGTGGATATCAAAGAAATGGAAGAGCTGCTCAAGCACCTCGATGAAGATAAAGGAGAAGAAGATAAGGGTTAG
- a CDS encoding CpsB/CapC family capsule biosynthesis tyrosine phosphatase produces the protein MEPLKVDMHSHLLPGIDDGSKNIPQTLEMIRQMIDMGYEKLIMTPHIISDSYKNTPEIILEKLDRVKEKVEQQKLNIELEAAAEYYLDEAFIKMLENNDKLLTFGGNYLLFETAFINRSSQFDHAIFLMQSLGYQPVFAHPERYIYLYDSYEEFAKLKERGVMLQVNINSLAGYYSKTAREVAEKLIDDGLISFLGSDCHSKRHFPHMEKARQTPHYNKALQQKMLNNSLLS, from the coding sequence GTGGAGCCACTAAAAGTGGATATGCATTCTCATTTGCTCCCTGGAATTGATGATGGTTCTAAAAATATACCTCAAACCCTTGAAATGATCAGACAAATGATTGACATGGGGTATGAAAAACTAATAATGACGCCACATATTATCAGTGACTCATATAAAAACACGCCTGAAATAATCCTCGAAAAGCTAGATAGGGTAAAAGAAAAAGTAGAACAACAAAAGCTTAATATAGAGCTGGAAGCTGCAGCTGAATACTACCTTGATGAGGCATTTATAAAAATGCTGGAAAACAATGATAAACTCCTCACCTTTGGTGGAAACTACTTATTATTTGAAACAGCATTTATCAACAGAAGCAGTCAATTTGACCATGCTATCTTCCTGATGCAGTCTTTGGGCTACCAACCTGTTTTTGCCCACCCAGAGCGTTACATTTATTTGTATGATAGCTATGAGGAATTTGCCAAACTGAAAGAACGGGGGGTAATGCTTCAGGTCAATATAAACTCACTAGCTGGCTATTACTCGAAAACAGCGAGAGAAGTAGCTGAAAAACTGATAGATGATGGGTTGATCTCATTTTTGGGGTCGGACTGCCACAGTAAAAGACATTTCCCCCACATGGAAAAAGCTAGGCAAACACCTCATTACAATAAAGCCCTTCAGCAAAAAATGTTAAATAACTCATTGTTAAGCTAG